Below is a genomic region from Pseudomonas sp. JQ170C.
CCGCGCGCTTGCTCAAAGTGGGCATGCCAGAGCTGAGCCGCCTACGGCCCTTGTAGGAGCGGGCTTGCCCCGGTACAAACCGGAGACATCGTTTACATTTCAAACCGGGGACATGGTTTACAGGCTAATACGCATGATCAGGAGGTATCTGATCATGCCCTGGAACCAAGAGTCCCCCATGAATCAACGCATCAGATTGATCAGCGACTGGCTTTGCGGTGACTACACCAAGAGCCAGCTCGCACGACGTTTCAACGTCAGCCGTCCCACCGTGGACAAATGGATCGCCCGCTACACCGCTGCTGGTGCCAGCGGGCTGGTCGATGCCTCGCGCAAGCCGCACAGCAGCCCTCATCAGGTCGATGATGAAATCCTGATGCGCCTGATCGCCATGAAAGAGGCGCACAGCAGTTGGGGGCCGAAAAAACTCATCCAGCTTCTGCACCTTGAAGACCCATCCGTCGCCTGGCCCGCGCCAAGCACGGCCGGGCAATGGCTTGATCGCTGTGGGCTGGTGAATAAGCGCCGCCCCAAACGACGCTACGGCAAGAGCGCCACGCAGATGCGTGAGGCCAACGAGCCCAATCAGACCTGGTGCGCGGACTACAAAGGCCAGTTCAAAATGCTGAATGGCCAGTGGTGTTTTCCTTTGACGGTCACCGACCATGCCTCTCGGATGATTCTGGCCAGCCGCGCGCACGCCAAGGTCATGACCCAGCCGGTGCGTCAGACGTTTGAGCGGTTGTTCGAGGAACACGGCATGCCCGATGTCATCCGCAGCGATAATGGCATCCCGTTCGCCTCCCCAGGCTTGGCGCGGATGTCGACCTTGGCGGCGTGGTGGATCCGGCTAGGCATCTATCCCGAGCGAACCGGGCTGGGACGTCCGGACCAGAATGGTCGACACGAACGCATGCATCGCAGCTTGAAGGCCGAGCTTCCACTGGGGCAAAACTTCCTGGAACAGCAGCTTCTGCTGGAGCACTTTCGCCACGAGTTCAACCATGTGCGCCCTCACGAAGCGCTTGAAATGAAGCGCCCGGGCGAACTGTATGTGCCATCCAATCGCCCTTATCCGGGCTGTTTGCCCGATGTGGAATACCCGTCAGAAATGGTGGTACGAAGCGTCAGACAGAACGGCTCGATCAAATGGAAAGGCAAGCTGCTCTTCGTCAGCGAAGCCCTGGCCGGCGAGCGGATAGGGCTTAAGGAGGTGGAGGATGACACCTGGGAGTTGTACCTGTGTGACTATCCCTTAGGGAGGCTGGGACGCGGTGAGAACCGCGTCCAGGCCTAAAATGTGTAAACCATGTCTCCGGTTTACGGTGTAAAGGATGTCTACGGTTGTACACCCGCGATAGCGGTCTGTCAGCCACAGCGCCTCGCGGGGCAAGCCCGCTCCTACAGGTTTTCAGCCGCTCACGATCTGGTTCTTGCCCTGGCGTTTGGCCTGGTACATCGCCGCATCTGCCCGGGCGAACAGGCTGTCGAGGCTTTGGTCGGCGGCGGTGATGCCGGTCAGTCCCTGGCTCACGGTCACGCCGAACGCCTTGTTCTCATGGCTGAAGCTCAACCGCTGGATCTCCCGCTGCAAGCGCTCGGCAATCTGCCGGGCGATTTGCGGGGTGCAGCCTGGGAACACCGCCGCAAACTCCTCGCCACCGATACGCCCGAACAGGTCGCCGCTGCGTAATACAGCCTTGCCGGTGTCGGCGATGCGCTGCAGTACGTAGTCGCCTTCCTGGTGGCCGTAGGTGTCGTTGATCTGCTTGAAGTCATCGATATCCAGCAGCAGGAAGGTCAGGGGCGTCTGGTCCAGGCGGGCGGTTTCAAAGGCGTGATGGGCGCAGTCGAAGAAGTGTCGGCGGTTGCTGCTCTGGGTCAGTACGTCGGTGGTGGCCAGGCGTTGCAGCTCACCTTCGAGCTGTTTTTTTTCGGTGATGTCTTCGGCCATGCCGACAATGATCACTCGCTGGTGGGTATCGGCCTGCTGGCTGATAAAGCATTTGTCGCTGAGCCAGCGAATTTTCCCGTCGGCGGCGATGATGCGGTATTCGCGGTCTTCCACGGCGCCCTTCTCCAGGACTTCGGCCAGGCTGCGCTCGGCGTAGTCGAGGTCGTCGGGGTAGATGCTGTCGCGCCATTCGTTGAAGTCGGCCAGCAACAGGCCGGCGGGGCGACCGAAGATGCGTTCATAGGCCGGGCTGACATAGAGCACCTGGCGCGATTCCCAGTCGAAGGCCCAGAGCACGGCGTTGACGCTGTCGAGCAGCGAGCTGAACAACTGCTCGCGTTCACTCAGGCGTGCGACTTCGCCTTGGGCGTGCATCAGTGCCAGCAGGGTCTGGGCGGCTTCGGGGGGCGGATTACAGGGCTGGGACGACGGCTTCTTGTTGACCATGAGCGCGCAATTTTTCTCACACTGAGGTGGGCGGCCACGACCTGGCCCGCCACGCGGGCGATATGCCAGTCAGAGTGAGAATAGGCGGTGAAGTTCCAGGCGGTGTGCTCCGGGCCGGAGCACACCGATCAACGGCATCAGCCCAGAGCAGGGCGCAGGGAGTAGGTTTTCAGCTGGGCGGCAAAGTCGCGCAGCGACTGGATACCACTGGCCTCGGCCTCGTGTACCCATTCCTTGATGGCGGCCAGCATGTCGTGGCCGTTGGCGCTGGTACGGCCCCAGATCTGCTGCAGGGCCAGGCGTTTTTCGTAGATGGTCTTCAGCGCCTGGCTATGTTCGAGCATGGTCTGGATGCGCTGGTGATGACGGTCTTCAAGCAGGCTGGTTTCCCGCGACAGCAGACGCTTGGCACGACGGAACTGGTGGCGAACCGAGTCGTCGACCCGTGCCAGCTCCTGCTTGACCAGCGGTGCGATCACCAGCTTGCGGTACTGGGCCATGATCTGGAAGCGGTTGTTGAGGATCGCCATGGCGGTGTCCATGTCCAGCTGGCCCTTGCCTTCGACCCGGTGGGCGATGGGGGCGACCCGCTGAACCTTGGCCAGGCGCAGCCAGCAGAACAGTTTGATCCAGGCCCAGCCCATGTCGAACTCCCAGCGCTTGACCGACAGCTTGGCCGAGTTGGGGTAGGTGTGGTGGTTGTTGTGCAGCTCTTCGCCGCCAACGATGATGCCCCACGGCACCAGGTTGGTGGCTGCGTCGCGGCACTCGAAGTTGCGGTAGCCCACGGCGTGGCCCAGGCCGTTGATCACGCCGGCGGCCCAGAACGGAATCCACATCATCTGGATGGCCCAGATGGTGATGCCGATGGTGCCGAACAGCAGGAGGTCGATCACCGCCATCAGGACAATGCCGCCGAGCTTGTAGCGCGAGTAGAGGTTGCGCTCGATCCAGTCTTCAGGGCAGTTCTTGCCGTAGATGCGCAGGGTTTCAGGGTTGCGCGCTTCTTCGCGGTACAACTCGGCACCCTTGCGCAGGACGGTGGACAGGCCCTTGATCACCGGGCTGTGCGGGTCGTCGACGGTTTCGCATTTGGCGTGGTGCTTGCGGTGGATGGCTGTCCACTCGCGGGTGTTCTGCGCGGTGGTCAGCCACAGCCAGAAACGGAAAAAGTGCTTGAGCCCGGCGTTGAGTTCCAGCGAGCGGTGGGCGGAATAACGGTGCAGGTAGACGGTGACACTGACGATGGTCACATGGGTCATGACCAGGGTGACTGCCAGCAATTGCCAAGCCGACAAGTTCAGCAAACCTTGGTACCACATAGGCGTAGGGGCCCTCTAGAACATAAGGAACAGCAGGGCAGCATTATCGCTGCACGGGCAAATAAAACCAGTCGGCCTTTTAGATAGGAGGCCACAGGAAGTTTCTATCTTATAATCCCCCAACTTTTTCAGTGGGCTTGTTCAGGACCTTATGTCTGCTTCCATTCGAGACGCCTTGCGCATGGCGGCGCTTTACCTGGTGCTGTCCGTGCTTTGGCTGGCGCTGTCTGATCAAATATTGAGCAGTCTTTTCGATAATCCGCAGCAGTTGGCCCGCTGGCAACTGCTCAGCGCTCACCTCTGGGTGCTGTGCAGCGCGTTGTTGATCTTCACCTCCCGTGCCCGGCTGTTGAACTTCATCGGCGTGGGCGCGCGCTTGCGCCGCGAAGACCGCGAACGCTTGCGCATGGCTGCGGCGGTGTTCGACAGCACCCTGGAAGGCGTGCTGGTCACCAACCGTGACGGCATGATCGTGCATGTGAACCGCGCCTTCATGCAGATCACCGGGTACGAGAAAGAAGAAGTGCTCGGACAGCGCCCGAACAAGTTCAAGTCCGGACGCCATGGTCCCGCGTTCTATCAGCAGATTTTCGCCACCCTGGCAGAAAAGGGCGAATGGAGCGGCGAGATCTGGAACCGCCGCAAAAGCGGCGAGGTGTATCCGCAGTGGCAAACCATCTGCTCGATCCGCGACGACAGCGGTGAGTTGAGCCACTACGTGGCGGTGTTCAGCGATATCAGCGCGATCAAGCACAGCGAACGCGAGCTGGCTTACCTCGCCCACCATGACCCGCTCACCGACCTGCCCAACCGCCTGCTGTTCAACGACCGCGCCGAGCAGGCGCTGGCGGCGGCCCAGGCCAACAAGCGCGGTTGCGCCTTGTTGTTGCTGGACCTGGACCACTTCCAGAGCATTAACGATGGCCTTGGCCACAATGTTGGCGACCAGTTGCTCAAAGTGGTGGGCGATCGGCTCAAGCACTTGCTGGGGGGTGGTGTGACCCTGGCGCGCCTGGGCGGCGACGAATTTGCCGTGCTGGCTGAAAATTGCCCGCAGGTAGGGCAGGCGGCGGCACTGGCGCAAAGCATCATCGACGGCCTGAAAGAGCCGTTCGAGCTTGATGCCCAGCGGTTGTTCATCAGCGTCAGCATCGGCATCAGCCTGTTCCCCGGCGACGCCCTGAGCGCCGAGCAACTGTTGCGCAACGCCGACTCGGCCTTGTTCAAGGCCAAGTCGTGCGGCCGCGCCGGTTATGCGCTGTACACCGAAGAACTGACCGCCCACGCCCAGCAGCGCGTAGAGACGGCCGGTGAACTGCGTCGGGCGCTGGAACAGGAAGAGCTGCGGGTCTACTACCAGCCGGTGCATGACCTGCTCACCAGCAAGATGATCGGCGTCGAGGCGCTGGTGCGCTGGCAGCATCCGCAGCGCGGCCTGGTGCCGCCGGGCGAGTTCATCCCGATTGCCGAGCGCACCGGCCTGATTGCCGACATCGACACCTGGGTGCTGAACCAGGCCTGCACGCAGATGGTCGAGTGGCAGTCCGCCGGCCGGCAGCTGGAGTTTGTGGCGGTGAACCTCTCCAGTCGCCTGTTCGGCCAGCGTGATCTGTTCCAGCAGGTCGCCAAGGTGCTGCACGACACTCAACTTGCGCCGGGCCTGCTGGAGCTTGAGGTGACGGAAAGCGCGGTGATGGAAGACCCCGAGGTGGCCCTGGAGCAATTGCATCGGCTGCGCGAACTGGGCTTGCGCCTGGCGATTGATGATTTCGGTACAGGCTATTCCTCGTTGCTGCGCCTGAAGCGCTTGCCGGTGCAGAAGCTCAAGATCGACCAGGGCTTTGTCGCAGGCTTGCCCAGCGATGAAGATGATGCAGCGATTGTGCGGGTGATCATCGCCCTGGGCTGCAGCATGGGCATGGAGGTGCATGCCGAGGGTATCGAGCAGGCCGAGCAGGCGCAGTTCCTGCTGGATCAGCAGTGCCAGATGGGGCAGGGCTACTGGTTCGGGCGGCCGGTGCCAGCGCAGCAATTGCGCTGGGCTTGAAGGCCCTGTCGCGGGGCCAGCCCGCTCCTGCAGATCCCGGTAGGAGCGGGCTCGTCCCGCGATTGTTTTTGGTTATATAAAAATTCTTAAATAGTATTTTTAAGAATAATCACGCGCCCCTAAGATTGCCCTCAAGCCAGGCGCAGTCGCTTCTTCCTCACGCTTCTGCACGGCACCTCTTAGTTCACAGGAGCACGAGCATGAGCGCATCTCTGCGTAGCGTTGACGGTCAGGACGAAGCCACCATTCTGCGCGAAATCCAGAGCGCCTTGCGCGACCTGCGGTTTGGCGCGGTTGAGATCACCGTGCACAACGCCCAGGTCGTCCAGATCGAGCGCAAGGAAAAGTTCCGCCTGCAAAACCCCGGCAACAAGCCCGGCTGATGCAGGAGCGGGCCAGCCCGCGATAACCGCCACCTAATTAAAAAAATACGCCAATCGGGAGCTTCACCATGTCCATCCGCCGTTATGCCCTGGCCGCCCTCGCCAGCGCCGTGTTTGCCGGTTCCGCCATCGCCAAGGACTACGAGCTGTTGAACGTGTCCTATGACCCGACGCGCGAGCTGTATCAGCAGTACAACGCCGAGTTCATCAAGCACTGGCAACAGGCGCACCCGGATGACAAGGTCAAGATCCAGCAGTCCCACGGTGGTTCGGGCAAGCAGGCCCGGGCGGTGATCGACGGCCTGCGCGCCGACGTGGTGACCCTGGCCCTGGCCGGCGACATCGACGAAGTGGCCAAGCTGGGCAAGACCCTGCCCGACAGCTGGCAGACCCGCCTGCCAGAGGCGAGCACGCCTTACACCTCGACCATCGTGTTCCTGGTGCGCAAGGGCAACCCCAAAGGCATCAAGGACTGGGGCGACCTGATCAAGAAAGACGTCTCGGTGATTACCCCGAACCCGAAAACCTCCGGCGGTGCGCGCTGGAACTTCCTCGCCGCCTGGGCCTACGGCCTGAAGACCGGTGGCAGCGAAGCCAAGGCCCAGGAATACGTGCAGCAACTGTTCAAGCACGTACCGGTACTGGACACCGGCGCCCGTGGCTCGACCATCACCTTCGTCAACAACGGTCAGGGTGACGTGTTGCTGGCCTGGGAAAACGAGGCCTTCCTGGCGCTCAAGGAAGACGGTGGCAGCGACAAATTCGAGATCGTCGTGCCGTCGCTGTCGATCCTCGCCGAGCCGCCTGTGGCCGTGGTCGACAAGAACGCCGAGAAGAAGGGCAATACCGCAATCGCCAAGGCCTACCTCGAATACCTGTACAGCCCGGCGGGCCAGAAAATCGCCGCCGACAACTTTTACCGCCCGCGTGACGCCAAGGTGGCTGCCGAATACGCCAAGCAGTTCCCGAAACTGGACCTGGTGACTATCGACAAAGACTTCGGTGGCTGGAAGACTGCCCAACCCAAGTTCTTCAACGATGGTGGTGTGTTCGACCAGATCTACACGGCGCAGTGATTACATGCCCGTCAGGATAATCGCCGTTCAGTAGCCAGCATGGGCCCGGGATTCGTCCCGGGCTTCGTGCGTTCAACCAGGGACCTTTATGTCACGTCGTATCTCCCCCGTCATACCCGGCTTCGGGCTGACGCTGGGCTACACCTTGGTGTACCTCAGTCTGATTGTGCTCATACCGCTGGCGGCCATGTTCGTGCATGCCAGTCAACTCACCTGGGAGCAGTTCTGGGCCATTGTCAGTGCACCGCGGGTACTGGCCGCGCTCAAACTGAGCTTTGGTACTGCGCTGTTCGCCGCCATCATCAACGGCATCATCGGCACGTTGCTGGCCTGGGTGCTGGTGCGCTACACCTTCCCGGGGCGCAAGATCATCGAGGCGATGATCGACTTGCCGTTCGCCTTGCCTACAGCCGTTGCCGGTATCGCCCTGACCGCGCTGTATGCGCCAGCGGGCCTGGTGGGCCAGTTCGCCACCGACCTGGGCTTCAAGATCGCCTACACGCCCTTGGGCATCACCCTGGCACTGACCTTCGTGACCTTGCCGTTCGTGGTGCGTACGGTGCAGCCGGTACTGGCCGACATCCCGCGTGAAGTCGAAGAAGCGGCCGCTTGCCTGGGCGCCAAGCCACTGCAAGTGTTCCGCTATGTGCTGCTGCCGGCGCTGTTGCCTGCCTGGCTGACCGGCTTCGCCCTGGCCTTTGCCCGCGGTGTCGGCGAGTACGGCTCGGTGATTTTCATCGCCGGCAACATGCCGATGAAAACCGAGATCCTGCCGCTGCTGATCATGGTCAAGCTCGACCAATACGACTACACCGGCGCCACCGCCATCGGCGTGCTGATGCTGGTGGTTTCCTTCATCCTGCTGCTGCTGATCAACCTGCTGCAGCGGCGCATCGAAACCCCTTGAAGGAGGCCACGCACATGTCTGCATCTTCAATTGGCGCGGCCGCTTCGGCCAACGCTGCGCGCCGTGGCAGTGCCACATCGCGGCGAGTCCTGATCGGCCTTGCCTGGCTGATCTTCGGCCTGTTCCTGTTGCTTCCGCTGGTGATCGTGGTGTCCCAGGGCCTGAAAATGGGCCTGGGTACCTTCTTTGAAGCGATCTTCGAGCCCGATGCCCTGTCGGCCCTGAAGCTGACCCTGATCGCCGTGGCCATCTCGGTGCCGCTGAACCTGGTGTTCGGTGTCAGCGCGGCCTGGTGTGTGAGCAAGTACACCTTCCGCGGCAAGAGCATCCTGGTCACCTTGATCGACTTGCCGTTCTCGGTGTCGCCGGTGATCGCCGGTCTGGTCTATGTATTGATGTTCGGCGCCCAGGGCCTGTTCGGGCCGTGGCTGCAGGATCACGACATCCAGATCGTCTTCGCCTTGCCGGGCATCGTGCTGGCGACCATCTTCGTCACCGTGCCGTTCGTTGCGCGTGAACTGATCCCGCTGATGCAGGAGCAGGGCACCCAGGAAGAGGAGGCCGCGCGCCTGCTCGGCGCCAACGGCTGGCAGATGTTCTGGCACGTGACCCTGCCCAACATCAAATGGGGCCTGATCTACGGCGTGGTGCTGTGTACCGCGCGGGCGATGGGTGAGTTCGGTGCGGTGTCGGTGGTCTCCGGGCACATTCGCGGGGTGACCAACACCTTGCCGTTGCACGTCGAGATCCTCTACAACGAATACAACCATGTCGCGGCCTTCAGCGTGGCCAGCCTGTTGCTGATCCTGGCGCTCTTCATCCTGCTGCTCAAGCAGTGGAGCGAGTCCCGCATTAACCGTCTGCGCCACAGCGCAGCGGAGGAATAATTCATGTCGATCGAAGTTCGTAATGTCAGCAAGCGCTTCAACGCTTTCCAGGCTCTGGACAGCATCAACCTGGATATCCACAGCGGCGAGCTGGTGGCCCTGCTCGGCCCGTCCGGCTGCGGCAAAACCACCTTGCTGCGGATCATCGCCGGGCTGGAAACCCCAGACCAGGGCAGCATCGTGTTCCACGGCGAGGATGTCTCGGGCCACGACGTGCGTGACCGCAACGTCGGTTTCGTGTTCCAGCACTACGCCCTGTTCCGCCACATGAGCGTGTTCGACAACGTTGCCTTCGGCCTGCGCATGAAGCCCAAGGGCGAGCGTCCGAACGAAAGCAAGATTGCCGAGAAAGTCCATGAGCTGCTGAACATGGTTCAGCTCGACTGGCTCAGTGACCGCTACCCCGAGCAGCTGTCCGGCGGCCAGCGTCAGCGTATCGCCCTGGCCCGCGCCCTGGCGGTGGAGCCCAAGGTACTGCTGCTCGACGAGCCCTTCGGCGCACTGGATGCCAAGGTGCGCAAAGAGCTGCGCCGCTGGCTGGCGCGCCTGCACGAAGACATCAACCTGACCTCGGTGTTCGTGACCCACGACCAGGAAGAGGCCATGGAAGTGGCCGACCGTATCGTGGTGATGAACAAGGGCGTGATCGAGCAGATCGGCTCGCCGGGCGAGGTGTACGAGAACCCGGCCAGCGATTTCGTTTACCACTTCCTGGGCGACTCCAATCGCCTGCACCTGAGCGAAGGCCACCACGTGCTGTTCCGCCCTCATGAAGTGTCGCTGTCGCGGCATGAAATTGAAGGCCACCATGCGGCCGAAGTACGTGATATCCGGCCGCTGGGCGCGACCACCCGGGTGACCTTGAAAGTTGAAGGGCAGAGCGATCTGATCGAGGCCGAAGTGGTCAAGGATCACGACAGCCTGGCTGGCCTGGCCCGTGGCGAGACGCTGTTCTTCAAGCCCAAGGTCTGGCAGAAAGTCGCCAACATCTAAGTCATCGCGGGGCAAGCCCGCTCCTACCTTTGTAGGAGCGGGCTTGCCCCGCGATCTTCCCCCTCGTATCCGCTAAACCCCCCCGCCTTCCGGCAGGCATCACCGTGCCCGCCCGCAAATCCACCTCATGCATTTCCCTCATAAAAAGTATCGGCCAAAGGCATTTGCCGTGCCTCGGGCGGACTCCTTATAAAGGCAATCTCTTATTCGGTTTAAATATTTCAATTAATAAATAAATAACCAACAGGAATATACCTTCCTGATCAGGAGCCGCCCATGAGCCCGTCCCTTCGCGCCGCACCCCTTTCCTCACGGCGACTCCAGCGTCTGCCCCTGGCCTTGCTGCTGGCCGGCAGTGCGCACTGGTTGCCAGCCCAGGCGGCAACACCCGAGAAGGCCGAGGCCAAGGCCAGCGACAGCCAGCTCAAGACTGTCACCGTGACCGCACGGCGCCGTGAAGAGAGCGCCCAGAGCGTACCGACCCCCATCAGCGTGCTCGACGGCCAGGCCCTGGAAAGCCAGCGCGTGTACCGCATCCAGGACCTGCAGCAACTGGTGCCGAGCGTCAACGTGGCCTACATGCATGCGCGCCAGTCCAGCGTGTCGATCCGGGGCCTGGGCAACAACCCGGCCAGTGACGGGCTGGAGGGCAGCGTCGGTTTGTACCTGGACAACGTCTACCTGGGGCGGCCCGGCATGGCGGTGTTCGACCTGATGGACATCGAGCAGCTGGAAGTGCTGCGCGGTCCTCAGGGCACCCTGTTCGGCAAGAACACCACGGCGGGCGTCATCAACATCAGCACCCGCGCGCCGAGCTTCACACCTGAGCGCAGCATCGAGACCTCGGTGGGCGAGGATGGCTACTTCCAGACCAAGGGCACGCTGTCCGGCCCCTTGAGCGAAACCCTGGCCGGACGAATCTCGGCCTACCGCACCCGCAATGACGGCGACATCAAGAACGAGTACGACGGTCACACCCTCAATGGCGGTGCCCGCCAGGGCTTTCGTGGGCAGTTGCTGTACAAGCCCAGCGAGCAGTTCAACCTGCGCTGGATCGGTGACTACAACGAAGAGGACTCCAGCGCCGGTACCCGTTTGCTGTACAGCACCGGCCCGACCATCAACGGCGTCAACCGCTACGAGGCCCGGGCCCAGGCGGCGGGGGCGACGCTGATTGATGGCAGCAAGCGCAAGGTCAACCTCGACACCGATCAACAGGTCACGGTGTTCCAGGGCGGTACGTCGTTAGAAGCCAACTGGACCCTGGACAACGACTTCACCCTGACCTCGGTCAGTGCCTATCGCTGGTGGGATTTCACTCCGCGCAACGACGAGGGCCTGAACGTGCCGGCGGCCTACAACTCCGGCGTGTCGGTGCGCGACAAACAGTATTCGCAGGAATTTCGTCTGGCTTCGCCCACCGGCGGGTTCTTCGACTATGTGCTGGGCGCCTACTACTTCGGCTCCGACCTGGATAACAAATCCTTCGTCTACTACGGGCCCCAGGCGGATATCTGGAACGGCACGCCGGCGGGCGCCCTGGCCAATGTCACCACCCTGGGCAAAGGGCATATCGACACCGACAGTTTCGCCCTGTTTGCCCAGGGCACCTGGCACCTCACCGAGCGCCTGGACTTCACCGCCGGCATCCGTGGCACCTACGAAGAAAAAAGCGCCTGGGTCGATCGTGCGGCGCCGGCTGGCGGCGCGGCCGTCAGCGGCGCCGCTGCGGCCGCGCGCCAGGGGCGTGTTGGTGCCTATGAGTCCGGCGACCTGAACCAGTACAGCTTCAGCCCCTCGGGCTTGCTGAACCTGAGCTATCGCTTTACCGACGACGTGCTCGGCTACGCCACCCTGTCCCACGGCGAGAAATCGGGTGGGGTGAACCTGGCCGTGGCCACTGCCCCCGTCGCCGGTGCCGACTCCCTGCTGGTCGGCACCGAACGCGCCAACAACGCCGAACTGGGGCTCAAGAGCACGCTCTGGGACCGCCGCCTGCAACTGAACGCCAACCTGTTCTGGACCGAGGTCCACGGCTACCAGACCAACGCCTACGACGAAGCCAACCGCGTGCAGTACCTGACCAACGCTGGCTCCGTGCGCTCTCGCGGGGTGGAGCTGGAAAGCACCCTGGTGCCGCTGCGTGGCCTGACCTTGAACCTCAACGGCTCCTACAACGACGTGCGCTACCTCTCCTACAAGGATGCCCCGTGCGCGCCGGAAGTCGCCTTGCAGCCGGGCGCCCCGGCGGCCTGCGACCTCACCGGGCACCAGGTGGTCGGCGCCTCGAAGTGGATCGGCAACGCCAACGGCCAGTACCAGTGGGACCTGGACAATGGCCTGCAGCCCTATGTCACCGCCAGCTATGCGTTCCGCTCCAAGGCGGTGGGCACGGTGGAGGACTCCGACTTTGCACAGATCCCCAGCTACGCCGTGGTCAACCTCTCGACCGGCCTGCGCGGCGACCTGGGGCAGGGCCAGTGGGATGTCTCGCTGTGGCTGAAGAACGC
It encodes:
- a CDS encoding helix-turn-helix domain-containing protein, with product MPWNQESPMNQRIRLISDWLCGDYTKSQLARRFNVSRPTVDKWIARYTAAGASGLVDASRKPHSSPHQVDDEILMRLIAMKEAHSSWGPKKLIQLLHLEDPSVAWPAPSTAGQWLDRCGLVNKRRPKRRYGKSATQMREANEPNQTWCADYKGQFKMLNGQWCFPLTVTDHASRMILASRAHAKVMTQPVRQTFERLFEEHGMPDVIRSDNGIPFASPGLARMSTLAAWWIRLGIYPERTGLGRPDQNGRHERMHRSLKAELPLGQNFLEQQLLLEHFRHEFNHVRPHEALEMKRPGELYVPSNRPYPGCLPDVEYPSEMVVRSVRQNGSIKWKGKLLFVSEALAGERIGLKEVEDDTWELYLCDYPLGRLGRGENRVQA
- a CDS encoding GGDEF domain-containing protein, with the protein product MVNKKPSSQPCNPPPEAAQTLLALMHAQGEVARLSEREQLFSSLLDSVNAVLWAFDWESRQVLYVSPAYERIFGRPAGLLLADFNEWRDSIYPDDLDYAERSLAEVLEKGAVEDREYRIIAADGKIRWLSDKCFISQQADTHQRVIIVGMAEDITEKKQLEGELQRLATTDVLTQSSNRRHFFDCAHHAFETARLDQTPLTFLLLDIDDFKQINDTYGHQEGDYVLQRIADTGKAVLRSGDLFGRIGGEEFAAVFPGCTPQIARQIAERLQREIQRLSFSHENKAFGVTVSQGLTGITAADQSLDSLFARADAAMYQAKRQGKNQIVSG
- the desA gene encoding delta-9 fatty acid desaturase DesA, which translates into the protein MWYQGLLNLSAWQLLAVTLVMTHVTIVSVTVYLHRYSAHRSLELNAGLKHFFRFWLWLTTAQNTREWTAIHRKHHAKCETVDDPHSPVIKGLSTVLRKGAELYREEARNPETLRIYGKNCPEDWIERNLYSRYKLGGIVLMAVIDLLLFGTIGITIWAIQMMWIPFWAAGVINGLGHAVGYRNFECRDAATNLVPWGIIVGGEELHNNHHTYPNSAKLSVKRWEFDMGWAWIKLFCWLRLAKVQRVAPIAHRVEGKGQLDMDTAMAILNNRFQIMAQYRKLVIAPLVKQELARVDDSVRHQFRRAKRLLSRETSLLEDRHHQRIQTMLEHSQALKTIYEKRLALQQIWGRTSANGHDMLAAIKEWVHEAEASGIQSLRDFAAQLKTYSLRPALG
- the dibA gene encoding phosphodiesterase DibA, with the protein product MSASIRDALRMAALYLVLSVLWLALSDQILSSLFDNPQQLARWQLLSAHLWVLCSALLIFTSRARLLNFIGVGARLRREDRERLRMAAAVFDSTLEGVLVTNRDGMIVHVNRAFMQITGYEKEEVLGQRPNKFKSGRHGPAFYQQIFATLAEKGEWSGEIWNRRKSGEVYPQWQTICSIRDDSGELSHYVAVFSDISAIKHSERELAYLAHHDPLTDLPNRLLFNDRAEQALAAAQANKRGCALLLLDLDHFQSINDGLGHNVGDQLLKVVGDRLKHLLGGGVTLARLGGDEFAVLAENCPQVGQAAALAQSIIDGLKEPFELDAQRLFISVSIGISLFPGDALSAEQLLRNADSALFKAKSCGRAGYALYTEELTAHAQQRVETAGELRRALEQEELRVYYQPVHDLLTSKMIGVEALVRWQHPQRGLVPPGEFIPIAERTGLIADIDTWVLNQACTQMVEWQSAGRQLEFVAVNLSSRLFGQRDLFQQVAKVLHDTQLAPGLLELEVTESAVMEDPEVALEQLHRLRELGLRLAIDDFGTGYSSLLRLKRLPVQKLKIDQGFVAGLPSDEDDAAIVRVIIALGCSMGMEVHAEGIEQAEQAQFLLDQQCQMGQGYWFGRPVPAQQLRWA
- the oscA gene encoding sulfur starvation response protein OscA, translating into MSASLRSVDGQDEATILREIQSALRDLRFGAVEITVHNAQVVQIERKEKFRLQNPGNKPG
- a CDS encoding sulfate ABC transporter substrate-binding protein, whose protein sequence is MSIRRYALAALASAVFAGSAIAKDYELLNVSYDPTRELYQQYNAEFIKHWQQAHPDDKVKIQQSHGGSGKQARAVIDGLRADVVTLALAGDIDEVAKLGKTLPDSWQTRLPEASTPYTSTIVFLVRKGNPKGIKDWGDLIKKDVSVITPNPKTSGGARWNFLAAWAYGLKTGGSEAKAQEYVQQLFKHVPVLDTGARGSTITFVNNGQGDVLLAWENEAFLALKEDGGSDKFEIVVPSLSILAEPPVAVVDKNAEKKGNTAIAKAYLEYLYSPAGQKIAADNFYRPRDAKVAAEYAKQFPKLDLVTIDKDFGGWKTAQPKFFNDGGVFDQIYTAQ
- the cysT gene encoding sulfate ABC transporter permease subunit CysT, giving the protein MSRRISPVIPGFGLTLGYTLVYLSLIVLIPLAAMFVHASQLTWEQFWAIVSAPRVLAALKLSFGTALFAAIINGIIGTLLAWVLVRYTFPGRKIIEAMIDLPFALPTAVAGIALTALYAPAGLVGQFATDLGFKIAYTPLGITLALTFVTLPFVVRTVQPVLADIPREVEEAAACLGAKPLQVFRYVLLPALLPAWLTGFALAFARGVGEYGSVIFIAGNMPMKTEILPLLIMVKLDQYDYTGATAIGVLMLVVSFILLLLINLLQRRIETP
- the cysW gene encoding sulfate ABC transporter permease subunit CysW; translated protein: MSASSIGAAASANAARRGSATSRRVLIGLAWLIFGLFLLLPLVIVVSQGLKMGLGTFFEAIFEPDALSALKLTLIAVAISVPLNLVFGVSAAWCVSKYTFRGKSILVTLIDLPFSVSPVIAGLVYVLMFGAQGLFGPWLQDHDIQIVFALPGIVLATIFVTVPFVARELIPLMQEQGTQEEEAARLLGANGWQMFWHVTLPNIKWGLIYGVVLCTARAMGEFGAVSVVSGHIRGVTNTLPLHVEILYNEYNHVAAFSVASLLLILALFILLLKQWSESRINRLRHSAAEE